The proteins below come from a single Vidua chalybeata isolate OUT-0048 chromosome 1, bVidCha1 merged haplotype, whole genome shotgun sequence genomic window:
- the UBA5 gene encoding ubiquitin-like modifier-activating enzyme 5 isoform X1, with translation MADPGRLERLERRVRELEEELAREKRGRAAARARIDTMSAEVTDSNPYSRLMALKRMGIVKDYEKIRTFTVAVVGVGGVGSVTAEMLTRCGIGKLLLFDYDKVELANMNRLFFQPHQAGLSKVQAAEHTLRDINPDVQFEVHNYNITTLDNFEHFMDRISNGALEEGKPVDLVLSCVDNFEARMAINTACNELGQIWMESGVSENAVSGHIQLIIPGESACFACAPPLVVAANIDEKTLKREGVCAASLPTTMGVVAGMLVQNVLKYLLNFGTVSYYLGYNAMQDFFPTMSMKPNPQCSDHNCRKQQENYKKKEAARPKEEVIEKEEEIVHEDNDWGIELVSEISEDELKAASGPVPELPEGINVAYTIPDKEENLITGDTVAESEESLEELMAKMRNM, from the exons ATGGCGGATCCCGGGCGGCTGGAGCGGCTGGAGCGGCGCGTGCGGGAGCTGGAGGAAGAGCTGGCCCGGGAGAAGCGCGGGCGGGCAGCGGCGCGGGCCCGCATCGACACCATGAGCGCCGAGGTGACCGACTCCAACCCCTACAG tcgCTTGATGGCGTTAAAAAGAATGGGAATTGTCAAAGACTATGAG aaaatCCGTACCTTCACAGTTGCAGTAGTAGGTGTAGGGGGCGTTGGCAGTGTGACTGCTGAAATGCTGACAAGATGTGGCATTGGTAAG CTGCTTCTGTTTGATTATGACAAAGTGGAACTGGCAAACATGAACAGACTCTTCTTCCAACCTCATCAAGCTGGATTAagtaaagtgcaagcagcaGAACATACTTTGAG GGACATTAATCCTGACGTTCAGTTTGAAGTACATAACTACAACATCACAACACTGGACAACTTTGAGCACTTCATGGATAGAATAAG TAACGGTGCATTGGAGGAAGGGAAGCCTGTGGATCTGGTTCTAAGCTGCGTGGACAACTTTGAAGCTCGCATGGCCATTAACACG GCCTGCAATGAACTTGGACAAATCTGGATGGAGTCTGGAGTGAGTGAAAATGCAGTGTCAGGACACATCCAGCTGATCATCCCTGGTGAATCTGCTTGTTTTGCG TGTGCTCCTCCACTGGTAGTAGCTGCAAATATTGATGAGAAGACATTGAAAAGAGAAGGAGTTTGTGCAGCTAGTCTTCCTACAACCATGGGTGTTGTGGCAGGAATGCTTGTACAAAATGTTCTCAA ATACCTGTTAAATTTTGGTACTGTGAGTTATTATCTTGGTTACAATGCGATGCAGGATTTCTTCCCAACTATGTCTATGAAGCCAAACCCCCAATGTAGTGACCACAATTgcagaaaacagcaagaaaattatAAG aaaaaagAAGCTGCAAGACCAAAAGAAGAAGTAattgaaaaggaagaagaaatagtACATGAAGACAATGACTGGG GCATTGAATTAGTATCAGAAATTTCAGAAGACGAGCTGAAGGCTGCATCTGGCCCAGTACCTGAGCTTCCTGAGGGAATTAATGTAGCATATACTATCCCAGACAAG GAAGAGAATTTAATAACTGGGGACACAGTAGCAGAGTCTGAAGAAAGCCTAGAAGAACTCATGGCCAAAATGAGAAACATGtag
- the UBA5 gene encoding ubiquitin-like modifier-activating enzyme 5 isoform X2 has protein sequence MSAEVTDSNPYSRLMALKRMGIVKDYEKIRTFTVAVVGVGGVGSVTAEMLTRCGIGKLLLFDYDKVELANMNRLFFQPHQAGLSKVQAAEHTLRDINPDVQFEVHNYNITTLDNFEHFMDRISNGALEEGKPVDLVLSCVDNFEARMAINTACNELGQIWMESGVSENAVSGHIQLIIPGESACFACAPPLVVAANIDEKTLKREGVCAASLPTTMGVVAGMLVQNVLKYLLNFGTVSYYLGYNAMQDFFPTMSMKPNPQCSDHNCRKQQENYKKKEAARPKEEVIEKEEEIVHEDNDWGIELVSEISEDELKAASGPVPELPEGINVAYTIPDKVFLFITLQ, from the exons ATGAGCGCCGAGGTGACCGACTCCAACCCCTACAG tcgCTTGATGGCGTTAAAAAGAATGGGAATTGTCAAAGACTATGAG aaaatCCGTACCTTCACAGTTGCAGTAGTAGGTGTAGGGGGCGTTGGCAGTGTGACTGCTGAAATGCTGACAAGATGTGGCATTGGTAAG CTGCTTCTGTTTGATTATGACAAAGTGGAACTGGCAAACATGAACAGACTCTTCTTCCAACCTCATCAAGCTGGATTAagtaaagtgcaagcagcaGAACATACTTTGAG GGACATTAATCCTGACGTTCAGTTTGAAGTACATAACTACAACATCACAACACTGGACAACTTTGAGCACTTCATGGATAGAATAAG TAACGGTGCATTGGAGGAAGGGAAGCCTGTGGATCTGGTTCTAAGCTGCGTGGACAACTTTGAAGCTCGCATGGCCATTAACACG GCCTGCAATGAACTTGGACAAATCTGGATGGAGTCTGGAGTGAGTGAAAATGCAGTGTCAGGACACATCCAGCTGATCATCCCTGGTGAATCTGCTTGTTTTGCG TGTGCTCCTCCACTGGTAGTAGCTGCAAATATTGATGAGAAGACATTGAAAAGAGAAGGAGTTTGTGCAGCTAGTCTTCCTACAACCATGGGTGTTGTGGCAGGAATGCTTGTACAAAATGTTCTCAA ATACCTGTTAAATTTTGGTACTGTGAGTTATTATCTTGGTTACAATGCGATGCAGGATTTCTTCCCAACTATGTCTATGAAGCCAAACCCCCAATGTAGTGACCACAATTgcagaaaacagcaagaaaattatAAG aaaaaagAAGCTGCAAGACCAAAAGAAGAAGTAattgaaaaggaagaagaaatagtACATGAAGACAATGACTGGG GCATTGAATTAGTATCAGAAATTTCAGAAGACGAGCTGAAGGCTGCATCTGGCCCAGTACCTGAGCTTCCTGAGGGAATTAATGTAGCATATACTATCCCAGACAAG GTCTTTCTCTTTATCACTCTGCAATGA
- the UBA5 gene encoding ubiquitin-like modifier-activating enzyme 5 isoform X3 — MLTRCGIGKLLLFDYDKVELANMNRLFFQPHQAGLSKVQAAEHTLRDINPDVQFEVHNYNITTLDNFEHFMDRISNGALEEGKPVDLVLSCVDNFEARMAINTACNELGQIWMESGVSENAVSGHIQLIIPGESACFACAPPLVVAANIDEKTLKREGVCAASLPTTMGVVAGMLVQNVLKYLLNFGTVSYYLGYNAMQDFFPTMSMKPNPQCSDHNCRKQQENYKKKEAARPKEEVIEKEEEIVHEDNDWGIELVSEISEDELKAASGPVPELPEGINVAYTIPDKEENLITGDTVAESEESLEELMAKMRNM, encoded by the exons ATGCTGACAAGATGTGGCATTGGTAAG CTGCTTCTGTTTGATTATGACAAAGTGGAACTGGCAAACATGAACAGACTCTTCTTCCAACCTCATCAAGCTGGATTAagtaaagtgcaagcagcaGAACATACTTTGAG GGACATTAATCCTGACGTTCAGTTTGAAGTACATAACTACAACATCACAACACTGGACAACTTTGAGCACTTCATGGATAGAATAAG TAACGGTGCATTGGAGGAAGGGAAGCCTGTGGATCTGGTTCTAAGCTGCGTGGACAACTTTGAAGCTCGCATGGCCATTAACACG GCCTGCAATGAACTTGGACAAATCTGGATGGAGTCTGGAGTGAGTGAAAATGCAGTGTCAGGACACATCCAGCTGATCATCCCTGGTGAATCTGCTTGTTTTGCG TGTGCTCCTCCACTGGTAGTAGCTGCAAATATTGATGAGAAGACATTGAAAAGAGAAGGAGTTTGTGCAGCTAGTCTTCCTACAACCATGGGTGTTGTGGCAGGAATGCTTGTACAAAATGTTCTCAA ATACCTGTTAAATTTTGGTACTGTGAGTTATTATCTTGGTTACAATGCGATGCAGGATTTCTTCCCAACTATGTCTATGAAGCCAAACCCCCAATGTAGTGACCACAATTgcagaaaacagcaagaaaattatAAG aaaaaagAAGCTGCAAGACCAAAAGAAGAAGTAattgaaaaggaagaagaaatagtACATGAAGACAATGACTGGG GCATTGAATTAGTATCAGAAATTTCAGAAGACGAGCTGAAGGCTGCATCTGGCCCAGTACCTGAGCTTCCTGAGGGAATTAATGTAGCATATACTATCCCAGACAAG GAAGAGAATTTAATAACTGGGGACACAGTAGCAGAGTCTGAAGAAAGCCTAGAAGAACTCATGGCCAAAATGAGAAACATGtag
- the UBA5 gene encoding ubiquitin-like modifier-activating enzyme 5 isoform X4 has translation MNRLFFQPHQAGLSKVQAAEHTLRDINPDVQFEVHNYNITTLDNFEHFMDRISNGALEEGKPVDLVLSCVDNFEARMAINTACNELGQIWMESGVSENAVSGHIQLIIPGESACFACAPPLVVAANIDEKTLKREGVCAASLPTTMGVVAGMLVQNVLKYLLNFGTVSYYLGYNAMQDFFPTMSMKPNPQCSDHNCRKQQENYKKKEAARPKEEVIEKEEEIVHEDNDWGIELVSEISEDELKAASGPVPELPEGINVAYTIPDKEENLITGDTVAESEESLEELMAKMRNM, from the exons ATGAACAGACTCTTCTTCCAACCTCATCAAGCTGGATTAagtaaagtgcaagcagcaGAACATACTTTGAG GGACATTAATCCTGACGTTCAGTTTGAAGTACATAACTACAACATCACAACACTGGACAACTTTGAGCACTTCATGGATAGAATAAG TAACGGTGCATTGGAGGAAGGGAAGCCTGTGGATCTGGTTCTAAGCTGCGTGGACAACTTTGAAGCTCGCATGGCCATTAACACG GCCTGCAATGAACTTGGACAAATCTGGATGGAGTCTGGAGTGAGTGAAAATGCAGTGTCAGGACACATCCAGCTGATCATCCCTGGTGAATCTGCTTGTTTTGCG TGTGCTCCTCCACTGGTAGTAGCTGCAAATATTGATGAGAAGACATTGAAAAGAGAAGGAGTTTGTGCAGCTAGTCTTCCTACAACCATGGGTGTTGTGGCAGGAATGCTTGTACAAAATGTTCTCAA ATACCTGTTAAATTTTGGTACTGTGAGTTATTATCTTGGTTACAATGCGATGCAGGATTTCTTCCCAACTATGTCTATGAAGCCAAACCCCCAATGTAGTGACCACAATTgcagaaaacagcaagaaaattatAAG aaaaaagAAGCTGCAAGACCAAAAGAAGAAGTAattgaaaaggaagaagaaatagtACATGAAGACAATGACTGGG GCATTGAATTAGTATCAGAAATTTCAGAAGACGAGCTGAAGGCTGCATCTGGCCCAGTACCTGAGCTTCCTGAGGGAATTAATGTAGCATATACTATCCCAGACAAG GAAGAGAATTTAATAACTGGGGACACAGTAGCAGAGTCTGAAGAAAGCCTAGAAGAACTCATGGCCAAAATGAGAAACATGtag